One Candidatus Cloacimonadota bacterium DNA window includes the following coding sequences:
- a CDS encoding permease produces the protein MQILKTIWDIFQNQILGMRWLSDLIGSMLSAFGLDTANRWVGSIQFFIYDVIKIVVLLCVLIFIISYIQSYFPPERSKKILGRFHGIGANSVAALLGTVTPFCSCSSIPLFIGFTSAGLPLGVTFSFLVSSPMVDLGSLILLMSIFGTKVAILYVIFGLIIAVVGGTIIEKMRMEKYVESFILSAGSVDIESPELTKKERLVYAKEQTLSTFKKVFPYILIGVGIGAFIHNWIPEEWVVSLLGSNNPFGVILATVIGVPMYADIFGTIPIAEALLAKGAQLGTVLAFMMGVTTLSLPSLIMLRKAIKPKLLALFIAVCTVGIIVVGYIFNTLQALII, from the coding sequence ATGCAAATATTAAAAACAATCTGGGATATTTTTCAAAATCAGATTCTCGGCATGAGATGGCTTAGCGACCTAATCGGAAGTATGCTGTCTGCGTTTGGGCTAGACACTGCCAATCGCTGGGTAGGTAGCATTCAGTTTTTCATTTATGACGTTATAAAAATAGTAGTGCTATTATGCGTCTTAATCTTTATTATCAGTTACATTCAAAGCTACTTTCCTCCGGAGCGCAGTAAAAAGATCTTAGGGCGGTTCCACGGGATTGGGGCAAATTCCGTTGCTGCCTTGCTTGGGACTGTAACACCCTTTTGCTCCTGCTCGTCTATTCCATTGTTTATAGGCTTTACATCCGCAGGTTTACCCCTCGGAGTCACTTTTTCATTTTTGGTTTCTTCACCGATGGTAGATCTGGGTTCTCTCATTCTGCTAATGAGCATATTTGGAACAAAAGTCGCTATATTATATGTCATATTCGGACTTATCATAGCTGTGGTCGGAGGCACCATCATCGAGAAAATGCGCATGGAAAAGTATGTGGAAAGCTTTATTTTATCTGCTGGCAGTGTTGATATTGAATCTCCTGAACTCACAAAAAAAGAACGGTTGGTTTATGCAAAGGAGCAAACGCTATCAACATTTAAAAAGGTTTTCCCGTATATCTTAATTGGTGTCGGAATAGGCGCATTTATTCATAATTGGATACCCGAAGAATGGGTGGTATCCCTGCTGGGAAGCAACAACCCCTTCGGCGTAATATTAGCGACAGTTATTGGCGTACCGATGTACGCTGACATCTTTGGCACGATTCCGATTGCAGAAGCACTACTGGCCAAAGGGGCACAGTTGGGAACGGTGCTGGCGTTTATGATGGGAGTAACTACGTTGTCTCTACCATCTTTGATTATGCTTCGCAAGGCAATAAAGCCAAAACTGCTGGCACTGTTCATCGCCGTATGCACTGTAGGAATTATTGTTGTGGGATATATTTTCAATACTTTACAAGCGCTAATAATATAA
- a CDS encoding DUF2703 domain-containing protein, translated as MVTKTLGKSCCSCGCGDCDKKVVVEYFYLDLQTCERCIGTDSVLDEVMRVLTPALELAGFDVEYNKTEIKTVDMAIQHQFVSSPTIRVNGQDICKSIAENSCGCCSDISNTDVECRVFEYNGKTYEIPPKEMLAESILQGVFSQFNEECSSDKYQLPANLKNFFDGKKTKSGCCCEGNCC; from the coding sequence ATGGTGACAAAAACATTAGGGAAATCCTGCTGCTCCTGCGGATGCGGTGATTGTGATAAAAAGGTTGTTGTTGAATATTTCTATCTTGACCTTCAAACCTGTGAGCGTTGTATCGGGACAGACAGCGTTCTTGATGAGGTGATGCGGGTGCTTACTCCTGCATTAGAACTTGCCGGTTTTGATGTTGAGTACAACAAAACTGAAATTAAGACAGTTGATATGGCCATACAGCATCAATTTGTTTCGTCACCGACGATTCGGGTGAACGGTCAGGACATCTGTAAATCAATTGCTGAAAACAGTTGTGGCTGCTGTAGTGATATCAGCAACACAGATGTAGAATGCCGTGTGTTTGAGTATAACGGTAAGACTTACGAGATTCCACCCAAAGAAATGCTAGCAGAAAGCATCCTTCAGGGTGTATTTAGTCAATTCAATGAAGAATGTTCCTCTGATAAATATCAATTGCCTGCAAACCTAAAAAATTTCTTTGATGGGAAGAAAACCAAGTCTGGGTGTTGCTGCGAAGGCAATTGCTGCTGA